Proteins from a genomic interval of Diaphorobacter sp. HDW4A:
- a CDS encoding lipoprotein insertase outer membrane protein LolB, translating to MNQTLHRRTIVLGAAALLAACAQPKRDPSAPLNGEDFWTGRLGLQVDEGAEKNFSAGFDLSGDADRGNLTLYNPLGNVLAKLQWSPGLANLDSPDQKLESDSLSALLIQLTGNDLPIQALFGWLRGVDVKVTGWTADLSRMDSGRLTATRFSPQPGAVLRIVLNH from the coding sequence TGCTGGGAGCAGCCGCACTGCTCGCGGCCTGCGCACAGCCCAAGCGTGACCCGAGCGCCCCCCTGAATGGCGAGGATTTCTGGACCGGACGCCTTGGGCTTCAGGTCGACGAAGGTGCAGAGAAAAACTTCAGCGCGGGCTTTGACCTCTCAGGCGACGCGGATCGCGGCAACCTCACGCTCTACAACCCGCTCGGAAATGTGCTTGCCAAACTCCAATGGTCGCCTGGGCTCGCCAACCTGGACTCGCCCGATCAGAAGCTTGAATCCGACTCCCTGAGCGCCCTGCTCATCCAGCTCACCGGCAACGACCTGCCGATTCAGGCCCTGTTCGGCTGGCTGCGCGGCGTGGACGTCAAAGTCACCGGCTGGACCGCCGACCTGAGTCGTATGGACAGCGGCCGCCTCACCGCAACACGTTTCTCGCCACAGCCCGGCGCCGTGCTGCGCATCGTCCTCAATCACTGA
- the ispE gene encoding 4-(cytidine 5'-diphospho)-2-C-methyl-D-erythritol kinase has product MQAIYDVPAPAKLNLFLHITGQRDDGYHLLESVFTLIDWHDTLHFELRQDGQITREDLSAPLPPDDLCTRAARALQHAGGTHLGAHIGIYKRVPAQAGMGGGSSDAASTLLALNRLWGLNLPLSQLSAIGLKLGADIPFFLFGKMAFVSGIGDIIQPLDSQQLPPQATLAVVKPEAGLDTKEIFSNPFLKRDSKHATIEDFAATHHQFGGNDLQPVAQALCPEIKKVIDFLKSKEMDARMTGSGSAVFAQMPHTADLTDAPSAWKIKVCKTLAVHPLVGWATEKDIG; this is encoded by the coding sequence ATGCAGGCCATCTACGACGTGCCGGCCCCGGCCAAACTCAACCTCTTTCTGCACATCACCGGCCAAAGAGACGATGGCTACCATCTGCTCGAATCCGTGTTCACACTCATCGACTGGCACGACACGCTGCACTTCGAGCTGCGCCAAGACGGCCAGATCACTCGCGAGGACCTCTCTGCGCCCCTGCCACCCGACGATCTGTGCACCCGTGCAGCGCGTGCACTGCAGCATGCTGGAGGGACACACTTGGGCGCTCACATCGGCATCTACAAGCGCGTACCTGCGCAGGCCGGCATGGGTGGCGGATCTTCAGATGCCGCCAGCACGCTTTTAGCACTCAATCGATTATGGGGGCTGAATCTTCCGCTATCACAACTTTCAGCCATTGGTTTGAAACTTGGCGCCGATATTCCATTTTTTTTATTCGGAAAAATGGCTTTTGTGAGTGGAATCGGTGACATAATTCAACCTCTCGATTCGCAGCAGCTACCGCCGCAAGCAACCCTTGCAGTAGTGAAGCCCGAAGCAGGATTGGATACGAAAGAGATTTTTTCGAACCCTTTCCTGAAACGCGATTCCAAGCATGCTACAATCGAAGACTTCGCTGCAACACACCACCAATTCGGTGGCAACGACTTGCAGCCAGTCGCTCAGGCGCTGTGTCCAGAGATAAAAAAAGTCATCGACTTTTTGAAATCAAAGGAAATGGATGCTAGAATGACGGGCTCAGGAAGTGCAGTGTTTGCACAGATGCCGCATACAGCAGATTTAACCGATGCGCCAAGCGCTTGGAAAATCAAAGTATGCAAAACTCTGGCAGTTCATCCTCTGGTGGGTTGGGCTACAGAAAAGGATATAGGTTGA
- a CDS encoding ribose-phosphate pyrophosphokinase, with amino-acid sequence MQANNPDFMVFTGNANPGLAAEIVKHLGTNLGAMDVGRFSDGEVTVEVKQNVRARDVFVVQSTCAPTNENLMELLIMVDALKRASAERISAVIPYFGYARQDRRPRSSRVPISAKVVANLLQTVGVARVLTMDLHADQIQGFFDIPVDNIYASPVLLGDLNQKKYENLIVVSPDVGGVVRARALAKQLGTDLAIIDKRRPKANVSEVMHVIGDIDGRNCVIMDDMIDTAGTLVKAAEVLKERGAKNVYAYCTHPIFSGPAIERIAKGSALDEVVVTNTIPLSDAAKGCAKIRQLSVAPLIAETIHRINTGESVMSLFSDQNSNF; translated from the coding sequence ATGCAAGCCAATAACCCAGACTTCATGGTTTTCACGGGCAATGCCAATCCAGGCTTGGCCGCAGAAATCGTCAAGCACCTCGGAACCAATCTCGGCGCAATGGATGTGGGTCGCTTCTCCGATGGTGAAGTAACCGTCGAAGTCAAGCAGAACGTCCGTGCTCGCGATGTGTTCGTCGTGCAATCCACTTGCGCGCCCACCAACGAAAACCTGATGGAACTGCTGATCATGGTGGATGCACTCAAGCGTGCCTCCGCCGAACGCATCAGCGCCGTCATTCCCTACTTTGGTTACGCCCGTCAGGATCGTCGCCCGCGTTCTTCGCGCGTGCCGATCTCGGCCAAGGTGGTTGCAAACCTGTTGCAGACCGTGGGCGTTGCCCGCGTGCTGACCATGGATTTGCATGCTGACCAGATCCAAGGCTTCTTCGACATTCCCGTCGACAACATCTACGCCTCCCCTGTTCTGCTGGGCGACCTGAACCAGAAGAAGTACGAGAACCTGATTGTTGTGAGCCCCGACGTGGGCGGCGTGGTCCGCGCACGTGCTCTGGCCAAGCAGCTTGGAACCGACCTTGCCATCATCGACAAGCGTCGTCCCAAGGCGAACGTGTCGGAAGTGATGCACGTGATCGGCGACATCGACGGCCGCAACTGCGTGATCATGGACGATATGATCGACACTGCCGGCACGCTTGTGAAGGCAGCCGAAGTGCTCAAGGAGCGCGGTGCCAAGAACGTCTACGCCTATTGCACCCACCCAATCTTCTCTGGCCCCGCCATCGAGCGTATCGCCAAGGGGTCGGCTCTGGACGAAGTCGTAGTAACCAATACCATCCCATTGAGCGACGCCGCCAAGGGATGTGCCAAGATTCGCCAACTGTCCGTGGCGCCGTTGATTGCTGAGACGATCCACCGCATCAACACGGGCGAGTCGGTGATGAGCCTGTTCTCCGATCAAAACAGCAACTTCTGA
- a CDS encoding 50S ribosomal protein L25/general stress protein Ctc, with the protein MKFVAFERAKQGTGASRRLRISGRTPGIVYGGAGEVQLVELDHNNLWHALKKEAFHASVLDMEVDGKESKVLLRDVQFHPYKQLVLHVDFQRVDAKTKLHMKVPVHYKGVEESPAVKGDKCLVTVLVNELEVSCMPSDLPEFVEVDLSGLVKNATLRASDVKLPKGVSAVVRGGKNPSLVSIALPAVEEVAPAEGEAAAAAPAAKKGKK; encoded by the coding sequence ATGAAATTCGTCGCTTTTGAGCGCGCCAAGCAAGGTACGGGTGCGAGCCGCCGTCTGCGTATTTCGGGTCGCACACCTGGTATCGTCTACGGTGGTGCTGGCGAAGTCCAACTGGTTGAGCTGGACCACAACAACCTGTGGCACGCCCTGAAGAAGGAAGCTTTCCACGCGTCCGTGCTGGACATGGAAGTGGACGGCAAGGAATCCAAGGTTCTGCTGCGTGACGTGCAATTCCACCCCTACAAGCAACTGGTTCTGCACGTTGACTTCCAACGCGTCGACGCCAAGACCAAGCTGCACATGAAGGTTCCAGTCCACTACAAGGGTGTGGAAGAATCCCCAGCGGTCAAGGGCGACAAGTGCCTCGTGACCGTTCTGGTGAACGAACTGGAAGTGTCCTGCATGCCTTCCGACCTGCCAGAGTTCGTCGAAGTGGACCTGAGCGGCCTCGTGAAGAACGCAACTCTGCGTGCCTCCGACGTGAAGCTGCCCAAGGGCGTTTCCGCTGTGGTCCGTGGCGGCAAGAACCCCTCTCTGGTGTCCATCGCTCTGCCAGCGGTTGAAGAAGTTGCTCCTGCCGAAGGCGAAGCAGCTGCTGCAGCACCCGCAGCCAAGAAGGGCAAGAAGTAA
- the pth gene encoding aminoacyl-tRNA hydrolase, with translation MIKLFVGLGNPGPEYEATRHNAGFWWIDELARDLKVNLLPERSYYGLMARATVGGNTIWLLEPQTFMNASGKSVAALARFFKIKPEEILVVHDELDIPPGQAKLKRGGSHAGHNGLRDIHAQLGSADYWRLRVGIGHPGVKSEVVNWVLKKPSPDQRKLIDDSILHSLKSWPVLVEGDMEKATLQIHTNKPPRPKPPKPSQPVEAVPKD, from the coding sequence ATGATCAAACTGTTTGTCGGCCTGGGCAACCCCGGTCCCGAATACGAAGCCACCCGCCACAACGCCGGATTCTGGTGGATTGACGAGCTCGCACGCGACCTCAAGGTGAATCTGCTCCCCGAACGCAGCTACTACGGTCTCATGGCCCGAGCGACCGTCGGCGGCAACACCATCTGGCTACTGGAACCTCAGACGTTCATGAACGCCTCAGGCAAATCCGTAGCCGCCCTCGCCCGCTTCTTCAAGATCAAGCCCGAGGAAATCCTCGTCGTCCACGACGAACTCGACATCCCCCCCGGCCAAGCTAAACTCAAACGCGGCGGCAGCCACGCTGGCCACAACGGCCTGCGCGACATCCACGCCCAACTCGGCTCAGCCGACTACTGGCGCCTGCGCGTAGGCATCGGCCATCCTGGCGTCAAATCCGAAGTCGTGAACTGGGTGCTCAAGAAACCATCACCAGACCAGCGCAAACTGATCGACGACAGCATCCTCCACTCGCTCAAGTCCTGGCCTGTACTGGTCGAAGGCGACATGGAAAAAGCCACGCTCCAGATCCACACCAACAAGCCTCCGAGGCCCAAACCACCCAAACCATCCCAACCTGTGGAAGCGGTGCCGAAAGACTGA
- a CDS encoding YfhL family 4Fe-4S dicluster ferredoxin, with protein MALMITDECINCDVCEPECPNHAIYMGEEHYDIHPDKCTECVGHFEEAQCVAICPVACIPVNPGHVESRETLMEKYLRLQGDASPAA; from the coding sequence ATGGCTTTGATGATTACGGATGAGTGCATCAACTGTGATGTGTGCGAGCCAGAGTGCCCTAACCATGCGATCTACATGGGGGAGGAGCATTACGACATTCATCCGGACAAGTGCACTGAATGCGTGGGGCATTTTGAAGAGGCGCAGTGTGTGGCGATCTGTCCTGTGGCTTGTATTCCGGTGAATCCGGGGCATGTCGAAAGTCGGGAGACTTTGATGGAGAAATATCTGCGGCTGCAGGGGGATGCTTCTCCTGCTGCTTGA
- a CDS encoding ABC transporter permease yields the protein MAFFLLKRLLTLMVTLLATSAVVFIVLEILPGNAAQVALGPDASPEAVAELAHQMGLNQPAFTRYLQWVGGLLQGDMGTSYTYGSPVRELIFERLALSVPLAIMAMILTTLIALAAGIYAASRHNKLGDVGIMGLAQIGIAIPNFWFAILLILVFSVKLQWFAAGGFPGWSKADGGGFFAALQALLLPAIALAVVQAAILARITRSAVLDVSREDFVRTARAKGLTQRAALWKHVLRNAMIPVITVMGLQFANLLAGTIVVENVFYLPGLGRLIFQSIANRDLIVVRNCVLLLAAMVVVVNFMVDVLYAVIDPRVKAGEL from the coding sequence ATGGCTTTCTTTCTCCTCAAGCGCCTGTTGACTCTGATGGTGACGCTGCTGGCCACCTCGGCGGTCGTCTTCATCGTCCTGGAAATCCTGCCTGGCAACGCCGCGCAGGTGGCGCTTGGCCCCGATGCCTCGCCTGAAGCCGTGGCCGAACTGGCCCATCAGATGGGATTGAACCAGCCCGCGTTCACGCGCTATCTGCAGTGGGTGGGCGGGCTGCTGCAAGGCGACATGGGAACAAGCTACACCTATGGCTCGCCGGTACGCGAACTGATCTTCGAGCGCCTCGCACTCAGCGTGCCGCTGGCCATCATGGCAATGATCCTCACCACGCTGATCGCACTGGCCGCCGGCATCTACGCGGCGTCGCGGCACAATAAACTCGGTGACGTGGGCATCATGGGGCTCGCGCAGATCGGCATCGCGATTCCCAATTTCTGGTTCGCGATCCTGCTGATTCTCGTCTTCTCGGTGAAGCTGCAGTGGTTTGCGGCAGGCGGCTTTCCCGGCTGGAGCAAGGCCGACGGCGGCGGCTTCTTTGCTGCACTGCAGGCGCTGCTGCTGCCCGCCATCGCGCTCGCCGTGGTGCAGGCTGCGATCCTCGCGCGCATCACGCGCTCGGCAGTGCTCGACGTGTCGCGCGAAGACTTCGTGCGCACTGCCCGGGCCAAGGGCCTGACTCAGCGTGCCGCACTCTGGAAGCATGTGCTGCGCAACGCGATGATTCCGGTCATCACCGTCATGGGGCTGCAGTTCGCCAACCTGCTTGCGGGGACCATCGTCGTCGAGAACGTGTTCTACCTGCCGGGCCTCGGGCGCTTGATCTTCCAGTCGATCGCCAACCGCGACCTCATCGTCGTGCGCAACTGCGTGCTCCTGCTGGCCGCGATGGTGGTGGTCGTGAACTTCATGGTTGACGTGCTCTACGCCGTCATCGACCCGCGCGTGAAGGCGGGTGAACTGTGA
- a CDS encoding ABC transporter permease: protein MKTATTIPSKVPTSAPGFWHRALRNYSFAIGAALTLLLLGMAALSFVWTPHSAYTVNMDAALQPPSGTYWLGTDAYGRDIVSSLLVGARSSIMVGVIAVGIGLLIGTALGLLAAARRGWVEEVVMRIADFTFAFPALLLAIMLTAVYGASIRNAIIAIGIFYIPTFARVTRASAKQIWARDYILAARACGKGPWRITIDHVLPNILPALIVQATIQFALAILAEAALSYLGLGTQAPEPSWGRMLAEAQTLMFQHPLLSVWPGVAIALTVLGLNLLGDGLRDLLDPRLARQR from the coding sequence GTGAAGACCGCGACCACGATCCCGTCCAAGGTCCCCACGAGCGCTCCGGGATTCTGGCATCGCGCGCTGCGCAACTACAGCTTTGCTATCGGTGCGGCGCTCACGCTGCTGCTGCTCGGCATGGCCGCCCTGTCCTTCGTCTGGACACCCCATTCCGCCTACACCGTGAACATGGACGCAGCCCTGCAGCCACCCAGCGGCACCTACTGGCTGGGCACGGACGCCTATGGCCGCGACATCGTCTCATCGCTGCTCGTGGGCGCGCGCAGCTCCATCATGGTCGGCGTGATCGCCGTCGGCATCGGCCTGCTCATCGGCACGGCGCTCGGCCTGCTCGCCGCCGCGCGTCGCGGCTGGGTCGAGGAGGTCGTCATGCGGATCGCGGACTTCACCTTCGCGTTTCCCGCGCTGTTGCTGGCCATCATGCTCACCGCCGTCTACGGCGCAAGCATCCGCAACGCCATCATCGCCATCGGCATCTTCTACATCCCCACGTTCGCACGCGTGACGCGTGCATCGGCCAAGCAGATCTGGGCGCGCGACTATATCCTCGCCGCGCGTGCCTGCGGCAAGGGGCCGTGGCGCATCACCATCGATCATGTGCTGCCCAACATCCTCCCCGCGCTGATCGTCCAGGCGACCATCCAGTTTGCGCTCGCCATCCTCGCCGAGGCCGCGCTCTCCTATCTGGGCCTTGGCACGCAGGCGCCCGAGCCGTCGTGGGGCCGCATGCTGGCCGAGGCGCAAACGCTGATGTTCCAACACCCGCTGCTCTCGGTCTGGCCCGGCGTGGCCATCGCGCTCACGGTGCTCGGACTGAACCTGCTCGGCGACGGTCTGCGTGATCTGCTCGATCCGCGCCTTGCGCGCCAACGTTGA
- a CDS encoding ABC transporter ATP-binding protein, whose translation MNHNETSTQPLLEVSSLGITLNTHRGPAQAVRDVGFTLARGETLGLIGESGSGKSITAMALMGLLPETATTQGSVRFDGQELLALSDKTMCALRGHRMAMVFQEPMTALNPVHTIGRQVAEPLRLHQNLSAREAREGALALLERVGIPQPAQRFDAYPHQFSGGQRQRITIAMALACNPDLLIADEPTTALDVTVQQQILDLIADLVDERRMSLILISHDLGVISQNVDRMLVMYGGTVVESGSTVQVFDHMAHPYTRGLLAARPRMAALGQGRTRLQTIRGTVPELVDLPRGCPFAGRCELTIDACSHERPRAQVLEADHEVRCLRPEAISAENGAHA comes from the coding sequence ATGAACCACAACGAAACAAGCACCCAACCCCTGCTCGAAGTCAGCAGCCTCGGCATCACGCTGAACACGCATCGCGGGCCCGCGCAGGCCGTGCGCGACGTGGGCTTCACGCTCGCGCGCGGCGAAACGCTGGGGCTGATCGGCGAATCGGGCAGTGGCAAATCCATCACCGCCATGGCCCTGATGGGCCTGCTGCCCGAGACCGCAACGACGCAAGGCAGCGTGCGTTTTGACGGCCAGGAGCTGCTGGCACTCTCCGACAAGACCATGTGCGCGCTGCGCGGCCACCGCATGGCCATGGTGTTTCAGGAACCGATGACCGCGCTGAATCCGGTGCACACCATCGGCCGCCAGGTAGCCGAGCCACTGCGCCTGCACCAGAACCTCTCGGCGCGCGAGGCCCGCGAAGGCGCGCTCGCGCTGCTCGAGCGCGTAGGCATTCCGCAGCCCGCGCAGCGCTTCGATGCCTACCCACACCAGTTCTCGGGCGGGCAGCGCCAACGCATCACGATTGCGATGGCGCTCGCCTGCAACCCCGATCTACTGATCGCAGACGAACCGACGACCGCGCTCGACGTGACCGTGCAGCAGCAGATCCTCGACCTCATCGCCGATCTGGTGGACGAGCGACGCATGTCGCTGATCCTGATCTCCCACGACCTCGGCGTGATCTCGCAGAACGTGGACCGCATGCTTGTGATGTACGGCGGCACCGTCGTCGAAAGCGGCTCGACCGTACAGGTCTTCGACCACATGGCCCACCCCTACACACGCGGACTGCTAGCGGCGCGCCCGCGCATGGCAGCGCTCGGTCAAGGCCGAACACGGCTGCAGACGATTCGCGGCACCGTGCCGGAACTCGTCGATCTACCACGTGGCTGCCCGTTCGCGGGCCGCTGCGAGCTCACCATCGACGCCTGCTCGCACGAGCGGCCGAGGGCGCAAGTGCTGGAAGCAGACCATGAGGTCCGCTGCCTGCGGCCCGAGGCGATCTCAGCCGAGAACGGAGCACACGCGTGA
- a CDS encoding ATP-binding cassette domain-containing protein — protein sequence MTTSPTSTSLLEVHDLTRSYDLSRASLFGPREQVHALRGVNLALEAGKSLGVVGESGSGKSTLARLVMALDAPTSGTVKLLGRDLHRLEPEALREARHDFQMVFQDPYGSLDPRQTVARIITEPMAALQRANKGEMRERALEVLAQVGLRSTDVEKFPHEFSGGQRQRIAIARALMTKPRLIVADEPVSALDVSVQAQVLNLMQDLQQQSGLSYLLISHDLAVVSHLCDEVVVMHQGQIVERGTPAELFTQAQHPYTQTLVNAVPQIAPGLARARRAARRVA from the coding sequence GTGACCACTAGCCCCACAAGCACCTCCCTGCTTGAAGTGCATGATCTCACGCGCAGCTACGACTTGTCGCGCGCCTCGCTGTTCGGCCCGCGTGAACAGGTGCATGCGCTGCGCGGCGTGAACCTCGCACTCGAAGCTGGCAAGAGCCTCGGCGTGGTCGGTGAATCGGGCTCGGGGAAGTCCACGCTCGCACGTCTCGTCATGGCGCTGGATGCGCCGACATCGGGCACCGTGAAGCTGCTCGGGCGTGATCTGCACCGGCTTGAACCTGAAGCATTGCGCGAGGCCCGGCACGATTTCCAGATGGTGTTTCAAGATCCCTACGGCTCGCTCGATCCGCGTCAGACGGTGGCGCGCATCATCACCGAACCCATGGCCGCGCTGCAGCGTGCGAACAAGGGCGAGATGCGCGAGCGCGCGCTCGAAGTGCTTGCGCAGGTGGGTCTTCGCAGCACCGATGTCGAGAAGTTTCCGCACGAGTTCTCGGGCGGGCAGCGCCAGCGCATCGCGATTGCGCGAGCACTGATGACCAAACCGCGCCTCATCGTCGCCGACGAACCGGTCAGCGCGCTCGACGTGTCGGTGCAGGCTCAGGTGCTCAACCTCATGCAGGACCTGCAGCAGCAATCGGGCCTGTCGTATCTGCTGATCAGCCACGACCTCGCAGTGGTGAGCCATCTGTGCGATGAGGTCGTCGTCATGCATCAGGGACAGATCGTCGAGCGCGGCACGCCCGCCGAACTGTTCACGCAGGCGCAGCATCCCTACACGCAGACGCTGGTGAACGCGGTGCCTCAGATTGCGCCGGGTCTCGCACGCGCGCGCCGTGCGGCACGCAGGGTAGCCTGA
- a CDS encoding ABC transporter substrate-binding protein — protein sequence MLNRRTVLASGALSAVPLMTPLSSLAQAKKDSVSLALTLEPPGLDPTAGAASSIAEITLYNIYETLTKINADGSVSPLLAESWEVSPDLKTYTFKLRKNVKFQNGELFNASAVKFAFDRAGGDKSTNKDKRTFAGLNAKVVDENTIVLINSEIDPDLLFVLGQATAIIVEPKSAATNATKPVGTGPYKLDAWARGSSITLGASPSFRQPSAIKIKRATFRFIPDPAAQVAAMLAGDVDAFPRITPRSVAQFKANPRFQVVISGSRAKTILAMNNARKPLNDVRVRRAIAAAIDRKAVIQGAADGLGAPIGSYYVPGAFGYIDTTGVNPYDVEKAKKLLAEAGVKTPLELTMTLPPAPYARQGGEVITAELAKIGIIVKTQNVEWAQWLSGTYTNKNYDLSIVSHVEPFDLNNYAKPDYYWGYQSDKFKALYEKIQTAERPADRARLLGDAQRMLAEEVPSIYLYQPQWVTVANKNLRGLWKDMPVFVNDLSTLSWA from the coding sequence ATGTTGAATCGTCGCACCGTTCTGGCGTCCGGCGCACTGTCTGCCGTGCCCTTGATGACCCCGCTTTCCTCGCTCGCACAGGCGAAGAAGGACTCGGTCTCGCTGGCGCTCACGCTGGAACCACCGGGGCTCGATCCAACAGCCGGTGCGGCTTCTTCGATTGCCGAGATCACGCTCTACAACATCTACGAGACGCTCACCAAGATCAACGCCGATGGCAGCGTCTCGCCGCTGCTCGCCGAAAGCTGGGAAGTCTCGCCCGACCTCAAAACCTACACCTTCAAGCTGCGCAAGAACGTGAAGTTCCAGAACGGAGAACTGTTCAACGCCAGCGCTGTGAAATTCGCGTTTGACCGCGCAGGCGGCGACAAAAGCACCAACAAGGACAAGCGCACCTTCGCCGGACTCAACGCCAAGGTGGTCGATGAAAACACCATCGTGCTCATCAACAGCGAGATCGACCCAGATCTGCTGTTTGTGCTCGGGCAGGCTACCGCCATCATCGTCGAGCCCAAGAGCGCGGCCACCAACGCCACCAAGCCCGTGGGCACCGGCCCCTACAAGCTAGATGCGTGGGCGCGCGGCTCGTCGATCACGCTCGGGGCATCGCCAAGCTTCCGTCAGCCGTCCGCCATCAAGATCAAGCGCGCCACCTTCCGCTTCATCCCCGACCCGGCCGCGCAGGTCGCCGCCATGCTGGCCGGAGACGTCGACGCGTTTCCGCGCATCACGCCACGCAGCGTCGCACAATTCAAGGCCAACCCGCGCTTTCAGGTAGTGATCAGTGGCTCGCGTGCGAAGACGATTCTCGCGATGAACAACGCCCGCAAGCCACTCAATGATGTGCGCGTGCGCCGCGCCATCGCCGCAGCCATCGATCGCAAGGCCGTCATTCAGGGCGCGGCCGACGGCCTCGGCGCCCCCATCGGCAGCTACTACGTGCCCGGAGCCTTCGGCTACATCGACACCACTGGCGTCAATCCGTATGACGTGGAAAAGGCCAAGAAGCTACTGGCCGAAGCCGGCGTGAAGACGCCGCTCGAACTCACCATGACGCTGCCGCCCGCACCGTACGCACGTCAGGGCGGCGAGGTGATCACCGCCGAGCTCGCCAAGATCGGCATCATCGTGAAGACGCAGAACGTCGAGTGGGCGCAGTGGCTTTCGGGCACCTACACTAACAAGAACTACGACCTGTCCATCGTTTCGCATGTCGAGCCGTTTGACCTCAACAACTACGCCAAGCCCGACTACTACTGGGGCTACCAGTCCGACAAGTTCAAAGCGCTCTACGAAAAGATCCAGACCGCCGAACGCCCCGCAGACCGCGCGCGCCTGCTCGGCGATGCGCAGCGCATGCTGGCCGAGGAAGTGCCCAGCATCTACCTCTACCAGCCGCAATGGGTCACCGTCGCCAACAAGAACCTGCGCGGTCTCTGGAAGGACATGCCGGTGTTCGTCAACGACCTGTCCACGCTGTCCTGGGCATGA
- a CDS encoding amidase, producing the protein MSAALHELSASELLAAYRSRQLSPVEVTQSVLDRAALWEPQLHATYLLNPQGALTQARASEARWQRGAPVGLLDGVPVTIKENIATKGEPIPLGTAATELFPSMTDSPAAARLRESGAVFFAKTTMPDYGMLSSGLSSFHALTRNPWDLSRGPGGSSAGAGAACAAGYGPLHIGTDIGGSIRLPASWCGIFGLKPSLGRVPIDPPYTGRAAGPMTRTVTDAALMMQVLSQPDARDSMSLPAQNIAWQEAGSTTPAFFEGKRIGLLLDAGCGLPLNEEVRSAIEAAAQWLAAAGAQIVPMKPFITPEMLEGMDHFWRMRSFSDMQLLPAERLAKVLPYIRTWAESAANFSGKQVFDAGQQFHLTRVATVRACNAFDYVISPVAPHVAFQAEWPSPTNDPFKPLEHIGFTVAFNMSEQPASSINCGYTASGLPIGLQIAGARFDDLGVLKASRAFEQIRGAQRAWPEPTSASAL; encoded by the coding sequence ATGTCTGCTGCCCTCCACGAACTCAGCGCCAGCGAACTGCTGGCTGCCTACCGCTCCCGCCAACTCTCGCCCGTCGAGGTCACGCAGTCCGTGCTGGACCGCGCGGCGCTGTGGGAGCCCCAACTGCATGCCACCTACCTGCTGAACCCTCAGGGCGCGCTCACGCAGGCGCGCGCCAGCGAGGCACGTTGGCAGCGCGGTGCGCCCGTCGGTCTGCTCGACGGCGTGCCCGTCACCATCAAGGAAAACATCGCCACCAAGGGCGAGCCCATACCGCTCGGCACCGCGGCGACGGAGCTGTTTCCGTCGATGACTGACTCGCCTGCGGCTGCGCGGCTGCGCGAATCGGGCGCAGTGTTCTTCGCCAAGACCACCATGCCCGACTACGGCATGCTGTCCTCGGGTCTCTCGAGCTTCCACGCGCTCACGCGCAATCCGTGGGATCTGAGCCGTGGCCCGGGCGGCTCGAGCGCCGGTGCGGGCGCGGCCTGCGCCGCCGGGTACGGGCCGCTGCACATCGGCACCGACATCGGCGGCTCGATCCGCCTGCCCGCGAGCTGGTGCGGCATCTTCGGGCTCAAGCCCAGCCTCGGCCGCGTGCCCATCGATCCGCCCTACACCGGCCGCGCCGCAGGCCCGATGACGCGCACTGTCACCGACGCCGCGCTCATGATGCAGGTGCTCTCGCAGCCCGATGCGCGGGACAGCATGAGCCTGCCTGCACAGAACATCGCCTGGCAGGAGGCGGGCAGCACGACCCCAGCGTTCTTTGAGGGCAAGCGCATTGGCCTGCTGCTCGATGCGGGTTGTGGTCTGCCACTCAATGAGGAAGTGCGCAGCGCCATCGAAGCCGCCGCGCAGTGGCTGGCAGCAGCAGGCGCGCAGATCGTGCCGATGAAGCCATTCATAACGCCCGAGATGCTCGAAGGCATGGACCATTTCTGGCGCATGCGTTCGTTCTCGGACATGCAATTGCTGCCCGCCGAGCGGCTCGCCAAGGTCCTGCCCTATATCCGCACCTGGGCCGAAAGTGCGGCGAATTTCTCAGGCAAGCAAGTGTTCGACGCGGGCCAGCAATTCCATCTCACCCGAGTCGCCACGGTGCGCGCCTGCAATGCGTTCGACTACGTGATCTCGCCGGTCGCGCCGCATGTGGCATTTCAGGCCGAGTGGCCCTCGCCCACCAATGATCCATTCAAGCCGCTTGAGCACATCGGTTTCACCGTTGCGTTCAACATGTCGGAGCAGCCCGCGTCGTCGATCAACTGCGGCTACACCGCGAGCGGTCTGCCCATCGGTCTGCAGATCGCCGGTGCGCGCTTCGACGATCTCGGCGTACTCAAGGCATCACGCGCGTTCGAGCAGATACGCGGCGCACAGCGCGCATGGCCCGAGCCGACTTCCGCCTCAGCGCTGTGA